One window from the genome of Spirosoma rhododendri encodes:
- a CDS encoding MarR family winged helix-turn-helix transcriptional regulator, which translates to MEKSSAVPVLIEWERYCDEHPHGNLREFASWLLNTLDPIRETPAKPATESLPTNDASLPDALQQDDDFLSWFYMSRLNRFVRFYAKSIMAEHSFSGPDEFLFLSMIHYMDRPTKKEVCLANAVELTTGVDILRRLMKRGLILEATDERDARSKRLSLTDSGRTMVQVVGKQLEEIPHSVLADLSEADRRQFMQTLQYLNNYHLLNYKL; encoded by the coding sequence ATGGAAAAGTCGTCGGCAGTGCCCGTGTTAATTGAGTGGGAGCGGTATTGTGACGAACATCCGCATGGGAATCTGCGCGAGTTTGCCAGTTGGCTGCTCAACACACTCGACCCGATCCGCGAAACACCGGCCAAGCCCGCAACTGAATCGCTACCGACAAATGACGCATCGTTGCCCGACGCCCTTCAGCAGGACGATGATTTTCTGTCTTGGTTTTATATGAGTCGGCTTAATCGATTCGTACGCTTTTACGCCAAGTCGATCATGGCCGAGCACAGCTTTTCCGGACCTGACGAATTCCTGTTTCTGTCAATGATTCACTACATGGATCGGCCTACGAAGAAGGAGGTATGCCTGGCCAACGCCGTCGAACTGACGACTGGTGTAGACATCCTACGTCGGCTCATGAAGCGTGGATTGATCCTGGAAGCAACCGACGAGCGCGACGCCCGATCGAAGCGGTTGTCGCTGACAGACAGCGGCCGTACGATGGTTCAGGTCGTCGGCAAGCAGTTGGAGGAGATACCGCACAGCGTACTGGCCGACCTGAGCGAAGCCGACCGCCGGCAATTCATGCAAACCCTACAATACCTCAACAACTACCATCTCCTGAACTACAAGCTGTAG
- a CDS encoding TonB-dependent receptor plug domain-containing protein: MPVSLLLCLLLQQTPTPPADTMRSRSLDAVVVTATRTERQVGSLPMPVTVVGKAQIQQSGSLRLNDILREQTGLTIVSDHGQGLQIQGFAPDYTLILVDGEPLIGRTAGTLDLNRLTVGNIKQIEIVKGPSSSLYGSEALAGVVNIITENPNRTQGSVSARYGANRTSDLTGDVSLRAGKTNLYLFGNRYASAGYDLTPETFGSTVSPFTNYTGSGRLTSQLSNRLKLTLTGRYFAENQNADAQLTDRQVVLGAGKVNEYTINPVVTHQVSAAWKLMYRYYRSGYSTSSDLRYQTTGAEYDASYFRQTFNRPELVVERTIRNRHFLTVGVGYIGESVEATRYPGRQVFSTRYGFAQFEWVPTRRLTVIAGGVTTTTVNTRRRLVLSCRRATN, encoded by the coding sequence ATGCCCGTCTCGCTACTGCTCTGCCTGCTCCTTCAGCAAACGCCAACCCCGCCCGCCGATACGATGCGGAGCCGGTCGCTCGACGCGGTCGTTGTGACGGCGACGCGGACCGAGCGGCAGGTTGGCTCGTTGCCGATGCCAGTAACGGTGGTGGGGAAAGCGCAGATTCAGCAGTCGGGCAGTTTGCGGCTCAACGATATCCTGCGCGAACAAACCGGCCTGACCATCGTCAGTGACCACGGACAGGGGCTTCAGATTCAGGGTTTTGCCCCCGATTACACGCTGATCCTGGTCGATGGTGAGCCACTGATTGGCCGCACCGCCGGTACGCTCGACCTGAACCGGCTGACGGTGGGTAATATCAAGCAGATCGAGATCGTAAAAGGCCCGTCGTCGAGTCTGTACGGGTCGGAAGCACTGGCGGGCGTGGTCAACATCATCACCGAAAACCCGAACCGCACGCAGGGAAGTGTGTCGGCGCGGTACGGTGCCAACCGCACCAGCGACCTGACTGGCGACGTATCGCTGCGGGCGGGAAAAACCAACCTGTATCTGTTCGGGAACCGCTACGCATCGGCGGGCTACGACCTGACCCCCGAAACGTTCGGCAGCACGGTGTCGCCATTCACCAACTACACCGGCAGCGGTCGCCTGACGAGCCAACTGTCGAACCGGCTAAAGCTGACCCTGACGGGCCGTTACTTCGCCGAGAATCAAAACGCCGATGCGCAACTGACTGATCGACAGGTTGTGCTGGGTGCTGGAAAAGTCAACGAATACACGATTAACCCGGTTGTGACGCATCAGGTGTCGGCCGCGTGGAAGCTGATGTATCGCTACTACCGGTCGGGCTACAGCACATCGAGCGATCTCCGCTACCAGACGACCGGGGCCGAATACGACGCCAGTTATTTCCGGCAAACGTTTAACCGGCCCGAACTGGTGGTCGAACGGACAATTCGCAACCGCCATTTTCTGACCGTGGGCGTGGGGTACATCGGAGAAAGCGTGGAAGCGACGCGCTACCCCGGTCGGCAGGTATTTTCGACGCGCTATGGCTTTGCGCAGTTTGAATGGGTACCAACCCGGCGACTGACGGTTATCGCCGGGGGCGTTACGACGACCACAGTCAATACGCGTCGCAGGTTAGTCCTAAGCTGTCGGCGCGCTACGAACTAA
- a CDS encoding TonB-dependent receptor plug domain-containing protein, which yields MGTNPATDGYRRGRYDDHSQYASQVSPKLSARYELSPTLALRGSGGVGFKAPDFRQLYLNFDNGVVGYSVFGTQEIAAGIARLQQQGQIAEILVDPTRFGAIRAESSVAFNLGLAANFQQKYDLPLRLSVNLFRNDVHDLIETQVVAQKTNGQNVFSYTNLSRVFTQGVEIDGSYRLTLGAGRLTMSAGYQYLDARDKSVVDAIRAGQVFRRNPETLVTEQVKPADYGGLLNRSRHMANLKAFYELPKQGLSASVRGIYRSRYGFADRNGNLILDTDSEYVPGYMTWHVTAAKTIRQLTVQVGIDNLTGYTDPQYIPTLAGRLWYASLRWNWQQRAATQPNSL from the coding sequence ATGGGTACCAACCCGGCGACTGACGGTTATCGCCGGGGGCGTTACGACGACCACAGTCAATACGCGTCGCAGGTTAGTCCTAAGCTGTCGGCGCGCTACGAACTAAGCCCAACACTGGCACTGCGGGGTAGTGGTGGGGTGGGGTTCAAAGCCCCCGACTTCCGGCAGTTGTACCTCAATTTTGACAACGGTGTGGTGGGGTACAGCGTCTTCGGTACGCAGGAAATAGCCGCCGGAATCGCCCGCCTGCAACAGCAGGGGCAGATTGCCGAAATCCTGGTCGATCCAACGCGGTTTGGGGCTATCCGGGCCGAAAGTTCGGTCGCTTTCAATCTGGGGCTGGCGGCCAATTTTCAGCAGAAATACGACTTGCCGTTACGGCTGTCGGTCAATCTGTTTCGCAATGACGTGCACGACCTTATTGAAACGCAGGTTGTCGCCCAGAAAACCAACGGGCAGAACGTGTTCAGCTACACCAACCTGAGCCGGGTCTTCACGCAGGGGGTCGAAATCGACGGGAGTTACCGGCTGACGCTGGGCGCGGGGCGGCTGACGATGAGCGCGGGCTACCAGTATCTCGACGCCCGCGACAAGAGCGTGGTCGACGCCATCCGGGCGGGGCAGGTGTTCCGGCGCAATCCTGAAACGCTGGTAACGGAGCAAGTAAAACCAGCCGACTACGGCGGACTGCTGAACCGGTCGCGGCACATGGCGAATCTGAAAGCTTTCTACGAATTGCCCAAACAGGGGCTGTCGGCATCGGTGCGGGGTATTTACCGGAGTCGCTACGGATTCGCCGACCGCAACGGTAACCTGATTCTTGACACCGACAGCGAATACGTGCCCGGCTACATGACCTGGCACGTGACGGCCGCCAAAACGATCCGGCAACTGACGGTGCAGGTGGGTATCGACAACCTGACCGGCTACACCGACCCGCAGTACATCCCGACACTGGCCGGTCGGCTCTGGTACGCCAGTCTGCGCTGGAACTGGCAACAACGAGCTGCAACACAACCAAACTCCCTATAA
- a CDS encoding HmuY family protein, translating into MKLTANLTLLALSTALLTACSKDDNAVTTQPVQSLTVRDLPADPVSTTASSGTATQPVAATGKYTLYSLRDNKVVANTDSASNKWDIGFRSTAIIINGGAIRSGQGGANVYTGTFDALTAIPTSTTFAQDQSATQLAVPGGSGNGWYNYSSTTNLISAIPGRVLLIRTGDGTKYAKLEILSYYLGAPASPTSTTPSRYFTFRYTYQPSGSTTLN; encoded by the coding sequence ATGAAACTAACTGCCAACCTGACCTTACTCGCCCTTTCAACTGCCCTGCTGACTGCCTGCTCTAAAGACGACAACGCCGTAACGACGCAGCCGGTACAATCGCTGACGGTGCGCGATCTGCCCGCCGACCCGGTATCGACCACAGCCAGCAGTGGAACGGCTACTCAGCCGGTAGCCGCCACGGGTAAGTACACGCTCTACAGCCTGCGCGACAATAAAGTCGTCGCCAACACCGATTCGGCCAGCAATAAGTGGGACATCGGTTTTCGCAGCACCGCCATCATCATCAACGGTGGCGCGATCCGGTCGGGGCAGGGCGGGGCCAACGTGTATACGGGTACGTTCGACGCGCTGACCGCCATTCCGACATCGACCACCTTCGCGCAGGATCAGTCGGCGACCCAATTGGCGGTGCCGGGCGGTTCGGGCAACGGCTGGTACAACTACAGCAGCACGACCAATTTGATATCGGCCATACCGGGTCGGGTGCTGTTGATCCGCACCGGCGACGGCACCAAATATGCTAAACTGGAAATTCTGAGCTATTACCTCGGTGCTCCCGCCAGCCCGACCAGTACGACGCCCAGCCGCTACTTTACCTTCCGCTACACATACCAACCCAGCGGCTCCACGACGCTTAACTAG
- a CDS encoding DUF6686 family protein, with protein sequence MKHNHNFRTLAENTIGYVGICDGCRTVNVAFQNSLFCLTLDQFETFSEMIFERQAMRPFCTTHGKELLLPTPMPNYFLLFSDDDLNSLSTLLREAAPVLAAEQILDLSRAN encoded by the coding sequence ATGAAACACAACCATAACTTCCGGACGCTGGCCGAAAATACGATCGGTTATGTCGGTATCTGCGACGGCTGCCGCACCGTTAACGTCGCGTTTCAGAATTCGCTGTTCTGCCTGACACTCGATCAGTTCGAGACGTTTTCGGAGATGATTTTCGAACGGCAGGCTATGCGCCCATTCTGCACCACACACGGTAAAGAGCTACTTCTGCCGACGCCCATGCCGAACTACTTTCTGCTGTTCAGCGACGATGATCTGAACAGTCTGAGTACGCTGCTACGTGAAGCTGCCCCGGTCTTAGCCGCCGAACAAATCCTCGATCTAAGCCGGGCGAATTAA
- a CDS encoding heme/hemin ABC transporter substrate-binding protein, whose translation MKHFLLVLVLLASGVVRAQTAPPRIVSLDGTVSEILSDLGLENRLVGVDVTSTYPESLKKLPKVGHNRTISAEGVLAQQPTLVLTTEKAGTKAEVLDQIRSAGVQVVSFRQEFSVEGTKKLINDVAAACRVPSKAKALTRRVDTEVAKVQKATGKPKVLFIYARGTGTMLVAGTGTPVEKMIELAGGQNATPQFTDFKPLTTEALVAADPDVILLFDSGLESLGGPAGLMSVPGIAQTKAGKNRKFVTMDGHLLTGFTPRLGKALSELSKEIALTGRPL comes from the coding sequence ATGAAACACTTCCTGCTTGTGCTGGTATTGCTGGCATCTGGTGTTGTCCGGGCGCAAACGGCCCCGCCCCGTATCGTGTCGCTCGACGGAACGGTCAGCGAAATTCTGAGCGATCTGGGGCTTGAAAATCGGTTGGTTGGCGTCGACGTGACGAGCACTTACCCGGAATCGCTGAAGAAACTGCCGAAGGTGGGCCACAACCGGACCATCTCTGCCGAAGGCGTACTCGCCCAGCAGCCAACGTTGGTCCTGACGACCGAGAAGGCCGGTACTAAAGCCGAGGTGCTCGACCAGATCCGGTCGGCGGGGGTGCAGGTGGTGTCATTCAGGCAGGAGTTTTCAGTTGAGGGGACGAAGAAGCTCATCAACGACGTCGCTGCCGCCTGCCGCGTACCGAGTAAAGCCAAAGCCCTGACCCGCCGGGTCGATACCGAGGTGGCGAAGGTGCAGAAAGCGACGGGTAAGCCGAAAGTGCTGTTTATCTACGCCCGTGGAACCGGTACGATGCTGGTAGCGGGCACCGGCACACCGGTTGAGAAGATGATCGAACTAGCAGGCGGTCAGAACGCAACGCCCCAGTTTACGGATTTTAAACCCCTCACGACCGAAGCCCTCGTTGCCGCCGACCCCGACGTAATCCTGCTATTCGACAGTGGGCTGGAGAGTCTGGGTGGCCCTGCCGGCCTGATGAGTGTACCGGGAATAGCGCAGACGAAAGCGGGTAAAAACCGCAAATTCGTCACCATGGACGGCCACCTGCTGACCGGCTTCACCCCCCGACTCGGCAAAGCCCTAAGTGAATTATCGAAAGAAATCGCCCTGACCGGTCGGCCGCTGTAA
- a CDS encoding FecCD family ABC transporter permease, with protein MLTQTPPILTTPRASAVRPVPRRSWLLPALAAGLVVTVLLSAGVGAVAIAPGEVLRILAGWLGIATDVNQTKAVILTTIRLPRVCLGMLIGSGLAVAGAAMQGLFRNPLADPGLIGISSGASLAAVLMIVLEVTLFQKLAGLAGYYALSLVAFAGACGTTLLVYRLARVSGRSVVTTMLLAGIAINALAGALTGLLTYMATDDQLRTITFWALGSLGGASWTTVLVLLPFMAVVLIGMPRLAKSLNLLALGESQAAMLGVNLTSLKRQVIILSTLAVGTSVAVAGVIGFVGLVIPHLIRLVAGSDHRRVLTGSALGGAIVLTGADALSRTIVAPAELPIGILTALIGTPVFLWMLIRQRNLG; from the coding sequence ATGCTAACCCAAACGCCACCGATACTTACAACACCCCGCGCTTCGGCTGTTCGTCCGGTACCCCGGCGAAGCTGGCTGCTGCCTGCGCTGGCGGCCGGGCTTGTGGTGACGGTCTTATTGTCGGCGGGCGTTGGGGCGGTGGCTATTGCGCCAGGTGAGGTACTACGAATTTTGGCCGGTTGGCTGGGTATTGCTACTGATGTCAATCAAACGAAGGCCGTTATTCTGACGACCATTCGATTGCCAAGAGTGTGTTTGGGTATGCTGATTGGATCGGGGTTAGCCGTGGCGGGCGCGGCTATGCAGGGTTTGTTTCGGAACCCGCTGGCCGACCCCGGTTTGATCGGTATTTCGTCGGGCGCGTCGCTGGCGGCTGTACTTATGATCGTGCTGGAAGTGACGCTCTTTCAAAAACTGGCGGGCCTGGCCGGGTACTACGCGCTGTCGCTGGTGGCGTTTGCCGGCGCCTGCGGTACCACACTGTTGGTGTATAGGCTGGCGCGGGTATCGGGCCGGTCGGTTGTTACGACGATGCTGCTGGCGGGTATTGCTATCAACGCGCTGGCCGGTGCGCTGACGGGCCTGCTGACGTACATGGCCACCGACGATCAGCTACGGACGATCACGTTCTGGGCACTGGGTAGTCTGGGCGGGGCGTCGTGGACGACCGTGCTGGTACTACTGCCGTTTATGGCGGTTGTGCTAATTGGGATGCCCCGGCTGGCGAAGTCGCTGAACCTGCTGGCCCTCGGCGAAAGTCAGGCGGCTATGCTGGGCGTGAACCTGACGAGCCTGAAACGGCAGGTTATTATCCTGTCAACGCTGGCGGTGGGTACGTCGGTGGCCGTTGCGGGCGTGATTGGCTTCGTCGGGCTGGTCATCCCGCACCTGATCCGGCTGGTAGCTGGCTCCGACCATCGGCGCGTCCTGACCGGTTCGGCACTCGGCGGGGCTATCGTCCTGACCGGAGCCGATGCTCTGTCGCGGACGATTGTCGCCCCGGCGGAACTGCCCATCGGCATTCTGACGGCCCTGATCGGCACCCCCGTTTTTCTCTGGATGCTGATTCGACAACGAAATCTTGGGTAG
- a CDS encoding heme ABC transporter ATP-binding protein — protein MLQTEQLTYRIGQRTLVNSVSMRARAGELLAIVGPNGAGKSTLLRLCAGELTPTSGQVAWAGQPLGVYSGSELARLRGFLHQQNTLAFPFRVDELVLMGRYPHYGSQPGETDYAIAEEALRMVDMIAFADRIVTTLSGGEQQRVQLARVLAQLWNVNEGLLLLDEPTTGLDLLHQHQLLGIARQMARRGYTVVAVLHDLNMAAQYADRLLMLRSGRIEAIGTPTDVLTPTLIERVFNVPVQLINNPITHSPMVVVGRV, from the coding sequence ATGCTGCAAACCGAACAACTAACCTACCGAATCGGCCAGCGAACGCTCGTCAACAGTGTGTCGATGCGGGCGCGGGCGGGCGAACTGCTGGCCATCGTCGGACCGAACGGCGCGGGTAAATCGACGCTGCTGCGACTCTGCGCGGGTGAGTTGACGCCTACATCGGGTCAGGTGGCCTGGGCGGGGCAGCCGCTTGGCGTATATTCGGGTTCTGAACTGGCTCGGCTGCGCGGCTTCCTGCACCAGCAAAACACATTGGCGTTTCCGTTTCGGGTCGATGAACTGGTGCTCATGGGCCGTTACCCGCACTATGGTTCGCAGCCGGGGGAGACCGACTACGCCATCGCCGAAGAAGCCCTGCGCATGGTGGACATGATCGCTTTTGCCGACCGGATCGTGACGACACTGTCGGGGGGAGAGCAGCAGCGTGTACAGCTTGCGCGGGTGCTGGCCCAACTTTGGAACGTGAACGAGGGGTTGCTGCTGCTCGATGAACCAACGACCGGACTCGATTTATTACACCAGCATCAACTCCTCGGTATTGCCCGGCAGATGGCCCGGCGCGGTTACACGGTGGTTGCTGTATTGCACGATCTGAATATGGCCGCGCAATACGCCGACCGACTATTGATGCTCCGTTCGGGGCGCATCGAAGCGATTGGCACACCCACCGATGTGCTGACGCCCACGCTCATCGAACGCGTTTTTAACGTACCTGTTCAATTAATCAACAACCCCATAACCCACAGCCCGATGGTGGTGGTGGGCAGGGTTTAA
- a CDS encoding hemin-degrading factor: MTQTETLTSRWAELRQQQPNLRIRDAARQLGVSEAELLATGVGKTVVRLAGDFRDLLKQVTTLGHVMALTRNDALVHERKGTYEKVSFSGHMGLVLGPDIDLRLFMSRWTFGFAVDENGRKSLQFFDAQGQAVHKIYLTEQSDRAAYDALVDHFKAPDQSDELALEPTPDRTIDQPDNEIDVAGFQQDWLGMKDTHEFFGLLRKYGVGRQQGLRLAPDGHAQLLTMDHVKQAMTLASERMVPIMVFVSNPGCIQIHTGPVKKLAQMGPWYNVLDPLFNLHLNETLIGQVWLTKKPTADGIVTSLELFDTDGQNVCLIFGERKPGKPELESWREIVGDVASPQPLS; encoded by the coding sequence ATGACTCAAACAGAAACCTTGACTTCCCGCTGGGCTGAGTTGCGCCAGCAGCAACCCAATCTGCGCATTCGCGATGCCGCCCGGCAACTGGGCGTGAGTGAAGCCGAACTGCTGGCAACCGGCGTCGGCAAAACCGTTGTCCGGCTGGCGGGTGACTTCCGTGACCTGCTCAAACAGGTGACGACGCTGGGTCACGTAATGGCCCTGACTCGCAACGACGCGCTGGTTCACGAACGCAAAGGCACCTACGAAAAGGTGTCGTTCAGCGGGCACATGGGTCTGGTGCTCGGCCCAGACATCGATCTGCGGTTGTTTATGAGTCGCTGGACGTTCGGCTTTGCCGTTGACGAAAATGGGCGGAAGAGCCTACAATTCTTCGACGCGCAGGGGCAGGCTGTTCACAAAATCTATCTCACCGAGCAGTCGGACCGGGCCGCGTACGACGCATTGGTCGATCACTTTAAAGCACCTGACCAAAGCGACGAATTGGCCCTGGAACCAACCCCCGACCGAACCATCGACCAGCCCGACAATGAAATCGACGTTGCTGGTTTTCAGCAGGATTGGCTGGGGATGAAGGATACACACGAGTTTTTTGGCCTGCTTCGTAAATACGGCGTGGGGCGGCAGCAGGGCCTTCGACTGGCCCCCGACGGCCACGCCCAGCTGCTGACGATGGACCACGTCAAACAGGCTATGACGCTGGCGTCGGAGCGTATGGTACCCATTATGGTATTCGTGTCGAATCCCGGCTGTATTCAGATTCACACGGGACCGGTGAAGAAACTGGCACAGATGGGGCCGTGGTACAACGTTCTCGATCCGCTGTTCAACCTGCACCTCAACGAAACGCTGATCGGGCAGGTATGGCTCACCAAAAAGCCCACCGCCGACGGTATCGTAACAAGCCTGGAACTGTTCGACACCGATGGACAGAACGTGTGTCTGATCTTCGGCGAACGCAAACCCGGCAAACCCGAGCTGGAATCCTGGCGCGAAATTGTGGGGGATGTGGCCTCACCCCAACCCCTCTCCTAA
- a CDS encoding AAA family ATPase has translation MNEKLDLAHSFVMHTSRNVFLTGKAGTGKTTFLRQIRQSVGKRMVVVAPTGVAAINAGGVTIHSLFQLPFGPLVPGSAARENNINREKIKIFRTLDLLVIDEISMVRADVLDGIDEVLRRYRHRSEPFGGVQLLLIGDMQQLPPVIRDEDWQLLSPYYDTGYFFGSRALQQTPYVSIELTHIYRQSDQRFIDLLNGIREKTITRDQLTDLNQHYVPDFAPDDRDGYITLSTHNQRAQQINSEKLKALKGKLHSFEAEIDKEFPAHAFPTDADLDLKIGAQVMFIKNDISRDKLYYNGKIGRVTDFDDDRIYVECQGESKSLAVDRVMWENIRYALDPETKEITSDVIGTFTQYPLKLAWAITIHKSQGLTFERAIIDASAAFAHGQVYVALSRCKTLDGLVLRAEIPMHSIKSEHTLDEFHEQVQQQTPTEQHLTDAKRAYQEQLLEELFSFEYVHSLLYRSRKVIHDHSGAFTSDLMQKLLELTELLTGKGRDVSRRFVRQLPGYFSPDLLPEDNEPLRERLQKAGGYFHALLADEALPLLYRFDTTTKNKQALESLLESFDELEKELLSKQAGFSTLQTSFDTTVYQQARHKVELDFVPTRKKNAPTEKAGDFVKGDLYSALMKWRNELAGEHGTTGFKVLPHKTISDLVSQRPSNLDELMAVKGFGKTRARQIGAEVLRIIAAYSGKPARGSRKKAV, from the coding sequence GTGAACGAGAAACTCGACCTTGCCCATAGTTTCGTGATGCACACCAGCCGCAATGTCTTTCTGACGGGAAAGGCCGGCACGGGTAAAACAACGTTTCTGCGTCAGATTCGGCAGTCGGTTGGTAAGCGGATGGTTGTTGTGGCCCCAACGGGCGTAGCAGCCATCAACGCCGGTGGTGTTACGATTCACTCGCTGTTTCAGCTGCCGTTCGGGCCGTTGGTACCCGGCAGCGCGGCCCGCGAGAACAACATCAACCGCGAAAAAATCAAGATTTTCCGCACGCTCGATCTGCTGGTAATCGACGAGATCAGTATGGTGCGGGCCGACGTGCTCGACGGCATCGATGAGGTGCTGCGCCGGTATCGACACCGGTCGGAGCCGTTTGGCGGGGTACAGTTGCTGCTCATCGGCGACATGCAGCAGTTACCACCCGTCATCCGCGACGAAGACTGGCAGTTGCTCAGTCCCTATTACGACACCGGCTATTTTTTCGGAAGCCGTGCCCTGCAACAGACGCCCTACGTGTCGATCGAGCTGACGCACATCTACCGGCAGTCGGATCAGCGCTTTATCGACCTGCTGAATGGCATCCGGGAAAAGACCATAACGCGTGATCAACTGACTGATCTAAACCAGCATTACGTTCCCGACTTTGCACCCGACGATCGCGACGGGTACATCACGTTGTCGACGCACAACCAGCGGGCGCAGCAGATCAACAGCGAAAAACTGAAGGCGCTGAAAGGTAAGCTGCACTCGTTTGAAGCGGAAATCGATAAGGAATTTCCCGCCCACGCCTTCCCCACCGACGCCGATCTCGACCTGAAAATTGGCGCGCAGGTGATGTTCATCAAAAACGACATATCGCGCGACAAGCTCTACTACAACGGCAAGATTGGGCGCGTGACGGATTTTGACGATGATCGGATTTACGTGGAATGTCAGGGCGAAAGCAAGTCGTTGGCGGTCGACCGGGTCATGTGGGAGAATATCCGTTATGCCCTCGACCCGGAAACGAAAGAAATCACCAGCGACGTTATCGGCACGTTTACGCAATACCCGCTGAAGCTGGCGTGGGCCATCACGATTCACAAAAGTCAGGGGCTGACCTTCGAGCGGGCGATTATCGATGCGTCGGCGGCTTTTGCCCACGGGCAGGTGTACGTGGCGCTGAGCCGTTGTAAAACACTCGACGGGCTGGTGCTGCGGGCTGAAATCCCGATGCACAGCATCAAAAGCGAGCACACGCTGGACGAATTTCACGAGCAGGTGCAGCAGCAGACACCCACCGAGCAACACCTGACCGATGCCAAGCGGGCGTATCAGGAACAGCTACTCGAAGAACTGTTTTCGTTTGAGTACGTGCACTCGTTGCTGTACCGGTCACGCAAGGTCATCCACGACCACAGCGGGGCTTTTACGAGTGATCTGATGCAGAAACTGCTTGAACTGACGGAGTTGCTGACTGGAAAAGGTCGCGACGTATCCCGGCGGTTCGTGCGGCAGTTGCCCGGCTACTTCTCGCCCGACCTGCTACCCGAGGATAACGAACCGCTACGCGAGCGGCTTCAGAAAGCGGGCGGCTATTTCCACGCCCTGCTCGCCGACGAAGCCCTCCCCCTGCTCTACCGCTTCGACACAACCACCAAGAACAAACAGGCTCTCGAAAGTCTTTTGGAAAGCTTCGACGAGCTGGAGAAAGAGCTGCTGAGCAAACAGGCCGGTTTCTCCACGCTGCAAACGTCGTTCGACACGACAGTTTATCAGCAGGCTCGCCACAAGGTCGAGCTGGATTTTGTACCAACCCGCAAAAAGAACGCACCCACCGAGAAAGCGGGAGACTTCGTAAAGGGCGACCTCTACAGCGCGCTGATGAAGTGGCGCAACGAACTAGCGGGCGAACACGGCACGACGGGTTTCAAGGTGCTGCCCCACAAAACCATTTCCGACCTAGTCAGTCAGCGTCCGTCGAATCTGGACGAACTGATGGCCGTAAAGGGATTCGGTAAAACCCGCGCCCGCCAGATTGGTGCCGAAGTACTGCGAATCATCGCAGCTTACAGCGGCAAACCTGCACGGGGCTCGCGGAAGAAGGCAGTGTAG
- a CDS encoding EamA family transporter codes for MWIVFALLAALASAIVVTLTKAGVKNVDSNLAFAVQAIMILLVSWGVIIGQGKLPDLASIDRRSWIFLLIAGVVTCGSSLLSFRALKLGNASQVSPLTNLTLVFSVILAAVFLKEKINWQVALGAAIMVVGAVIIALSRE; via the coding sequence CTCGGCAATCGTTGTGACGCTGACCAAAGCCGGGGTCAAAAACGTCGATTCTAATTTGGCGTTTGCCGTGCAGGCGATCATGATTCTACTCGTGTCGTGGGGCGTCATTATCGGGCAGGGCAAACTCCCTGACCTAGCCAGCATCGACCGGCGCAGCTGGATTTTCCTGCTGATTGCGGGCGTCGTTACGTGTGGGTCGTCGCTGCTGTCGTTTCGGGCGTTGAAGCTGGGCAACGCATCGCAGGTATCGCCCCTGACGAATCTGACGCTGGTTTTTTCGGTCATTCTGGCGGCTGTCTTTTTGAAAGAAAAAATCAACTGGCAGGTTGCGCTCGGTGCGGCCATCATGGTCGTTGGTGCCGTCATCATCGCCCTTTCGCGGGAATGA